In Prosthecodimorpha staleyi, the following are encoded in one genomic region:
- a CDS encoding phosphoglycerate kinase, whose product MNAFKTLDDAALAGRRVLVRVDLNVPMEGGAVSDDTRIRAVVPTIREIADKGGRVVLLAHFGRPKDGPEAKFSLRQIVDALAERVGRPVAFAADCIGPAAAGAVAALQDGDILLLENTRFHKGEEKNDPAFVEALAALGDVYVNDAFATAHRAHASTEGLAHRLPAYAGRCMQGEIEALEKALGSPERPVLAVVGGAKVSSKIDLLENLVGKVDILVIGGGMANTFLAAQGIAVGKSLCEHDLAETARRILDKAKAARCDIVLPVDAVVAREFKAGAENEVVPVDAVPADAMILDVGPKSVATIAARIDGARTLVWNGPLGAFEIEPFDRATVAAARHAAERTRSAGLLTVAGGGDTVAALNHAGVAEAFSYVSTAGGAFLEWLEGKPLPGVEILRK is encoded by the coding sequence ATGAACGCCTTCAAAACCCTCGACGACGCTGCGCTTGCCGGCCGGCGGGTTCTTGTCCGTGTCGACCTCAACGTGCCCATGGAGGGCGGCGCCGTCTCGGACGACACGCGCATCCGCGCCGTGGTGCCGACCATCCGCGAGATCGCCGACAAGGGCGGACGCGTGGTGCTGCTCGCCCATTTCGGACGGCCGAAGGACGGGCCGGAGGCGAAATTCTCACTCCGGCAGATCGTCGACGCGCTGGCCGAGCGGGTCGGCCGGCCGGTCGCCTTCGCGGCGGACTGCATCGGCCCGGCCGCGGCAGGCGCGGTCGCGGCGCTGCAGGACGGCGACATCCTGCTCCTGGAGAATACCCGCTTCCACAAGGGCGAGGAGAAGAACGACCCCGCCTTCGTCGAGGCGCTGGCGGCGCTCGGCGACGTCTATGTCAACGACGCCTTCGCCACCGCCCATCGCGCCCACGCCTCCACCGAGGGCTTGGCGCACCGGCTGCCGGCCTATGCCGGCCGCTGCATGCAGGGCGAGATCGAGGCGCTGGAAAAGGCGCTGGGCAGCCCGGAGCGGCCCGTTCTGGCCGTGGTCGGCGGTGCCAAAGTGTCCTCCAAGATCGATCTCCTGGAAAATCTGGTCGGCAAGGTCGACATCTTGGTGATCGGCGGCGGCATGGCCAACACCTTCCTGGCCGCGCAGGGCATCGCGGTCGGCAAGTCGCTGTGCGAGCACGATCTCGCTGAGACGGCGCGCCGCATCCTCGACAAGGCCAAGGCCGCGCGCTGCGACATCGTGCTGCCGGTCGACGCCGTCGTGGCGCGCGAATTCAAGGCCGGCGCGGAGAACGAGGTCGTTCCGGTCGATGCCGTGCCGGCCGACGCGATGATCCTGGATGTCGGCCCGAAATCGGTCGCCACCATCGCGGCGCGCATCGACGGCGCCCGGACGCTGGTCTGGAACGGCCCGCTCGGCGCCTTCGAGATCGAGCCCTTCGACCGGGCGACGGTCGCGGCCGCGCGCCATGCGGCGGAGCGGACACGGTCCGCCGGCCTGCTCACCGTGGCGGGCGGTGGCGACACGGTGGCGGCGCTGAACCATGCGGGCGTGGCCGAAGCCTTCTCGTATGTCTCGACCGCCGGCGGTGCCTTCCTCGAATGGCTTGAGGGCAAGCCGCTCCCGGGTGTCGAAATTCTGCGCAAATGA
- a CDS encoding thiamine phosphate synthase — protein MSSLYLITPRAIDLAVFPAELDAALAAVPVASLLIAPEGVSEMVLQRIAEVLTPIGQRHGAAVLVAGDSRAAGRAKADGIHVASGVADLKTAVAAFQPQRIVGAGNLKTRHDAMEAAEANADYVLFGMIEAPETPDVHPKTLELAEWWAPVFQVPCVALAGSDLASVDALAEIGVDFVALRDAVWSDPRGPAAALEEAARRIAESAPETVA, from the coding sequence TTGTCGAGCCTCTATCTGATCACGCCGCGCGCGATCGATCTTGCCGTCTTCCCGGCCGAACTCGACGCGGCGCTGGCCGCGGTTCCGGTCGCCTCGCTCCTGATCGCACCGGAGGGGGTGAGCGAGATGGTGCTGCAACGCATCGCCGAGGTGCTGACCCCGATCGGCCAGCGCCACGGCGCGGCCGTCCTGGTCGCCGGCGACAGCCGCGCGGCCGGGCGCGCCAAGGCGGACGGCATCCATGTCGCGAGCGGCGTCGCCGATCTGAAGACGGCGGTTGCCGCCTTCCAGCCGCAGCGCATCGTCGGGGCCGGCAACCTGAAGACCCGGCACGACGCCATGGAGGCCGCCGAGGCCAATGCGGACTATGTGCTGTTCGGCATGATCGAGGCTCCCGAGACCCCGGACGTGCATCCCAAGACGCTGGAACTCGCCGAATGGTGGGCGCCGGTGTTCCAGGTACCCTGTGTCGCACTGGCCGGGTCGGATCTCGCCTCGGTCGACGCCCTTGCGGAAATCGGGGTCGACTTCGTCGCACTGCGCGACGCGGTCTGGTCGGACCCGCGCGGCCCCGCGGCGGCCCTCGAAGAGGCCGCCCGGCGCATCGCCGAATCCGCCCCGGAGACGGTCGCGTGA
- a CDS encoding tetratricopeptide repeat protein — protein MNRPGPLAVLIAALATASATAAGTALAAGNAAHKGSRPDAIAPLIRDSESGVVPLPRPAQQGQPVAAPTAPDVLYAAYQRGLYLECFAIATRQAGAGDAVAMTMLGHLYEQGLGVARDNFRAASWYRLAADRGDREAIAALGLLTVTGTGVPKDKKRAMGLFEAAAAKEHPGALYNLALMYLDDEVVPRDPAKAAALLARAARAGNVEAQYGYGILLKSGEGVPPDAFEAARWIGDAARTGMTDAELEYGILLANGRGVAKDLPGAAQYFRRAAWKGNPIAQNRLARLYAVGIGVKLDLIEAAKWHLLARAKGVPDFWMDQAMSGLSDGEMKLAERLAARFPDTPDDPEPVALGRPTDDTAWPADAATADNKPVTILPMWSPAPIPFSVVGPERSDPADGAATGLPNLSGGLPTSPLPAPLLRPPAPRSDLPPAETRPPNPDTPPPPAAGTAAGSTPAPATAAATAVPAPATLPAPTAVGAAAAGSALPLPRPSPKSGREAVVAPHTEPSPNGPATPGPAPTTGVAASIARPGAVPAGGDAGNGPARLPPPPIPALPDPMPKSP, from the coding sequence GTGAACCGGCCGGGGCCCCTCGCCGTCCTCATCGCCGCCTTGGCGACGGCGTCGGCGACGGCTGCCGGAACTGCCCTCGCAGCCGGCAATGCCGCCCACAAGGGCAGCCGACCGGATGCGATCGCGCCGCTGATCCGCGATTCCGAAAGCGGTGTCGTCCCATTGCCGCGCCCCGCGCAGCAAGGGCAACCGGTTGCCGCGCCGACGGCGCCCGACGTGCTCTATGCGGCCTACCAGCGCGGTCTCTACCTGGAATGTTTCGCCATCGCCACCCGGCAGGCCGGTGCCGGCGACGCCGTGGCCATGACCATGCTCGGTCATCTCTACGAGCAGGGCCTCGGAGTGGCGCGCGACAATTTCCGCGCCGCAAGCTGGTATCGCCTGGCCGCCGACCGCGGCGACCGGGAGGCGATCGCCGCACTCGGCCTGCTGACCGTGACCGGCACCGGCGTCCCGAAGGACAAGAAGCGCGCCATGGGGCTGTTCGAGGCGGCTGCGGCGAAGGAGCATCCCGGCGCCCTCTACAATCTGGCGCTGATGTATCTCGACGACGAGGTGGTGCCGCGCGATCCCGCCAAGGCGGCGGCCCTGCTCGCGCGCGCGGCGCGCGCCGGCAATGTCGAGGCGCAATACGGCTACGGCATCCTGCTGAAGAGCGGAGAGGGGGTGCCTCCCGACGCCTTCGAGGCCGCCCGCTGGATCGGCGACGCCGCCCGCACCGGCATGACCGATGCCGAACTCGAATACGGCATCCTGCTGGCCAACGGCCGCGGGGTGGCCAAGGACCTGCCCGGAGCCGCCCAGTATTTCCGGCGTGCGGCCTGGAAGGGCAATCCGATCGCCCAGAACCGCCTCGCCCGGCTCTATGCCGTCGGCATCGGCGTGAAGCTCGATCTGATCGAGGCGGCCAAATGGCATCTCCTGGCGCGCGCCAAGGGCGTGCCGGATTTCTGGATGGACCAGGCCATGTCGGGCCTCAGCGACGGCGAGATGAAGTTGGCCGAACGGCTGGCCGCCCGTTTCCCCGACACGCCCGACGATCCCGAGCCGGTCGCGCTCGGCCGGCCGACCGACGACACCGCCTGGCCGGCGGATGCCGCCACGGCAGACAACAAGCCGGTCACCATCCTGCCGATGTGGAGCCCGGCTCCGATCCCCTTCTCGGTCGTCGGACCGGAACGGAGCGATCCCGCCGACGGGGCCGCTACAGGCCTGCCGAACCTTTCGGGCGGCCTGCCGACATCGCCGCTGCCCGCGCCGTTGCTTCGCCCCCCCGCCCCCCGGTCGGACCTGCCGCCGGCCGAGACGCGGCCCCCGAACCCGGACACCCCGCCGCCGCCGGCTGCCGGGACCGCCGCCGGATCGACACCGGCGCCCGCCACGGCGGCGGCGACCGCGGTGCCTGCGCCCGCAACCTTGCCCGCCCCCACTGCGGTCGGCGCCGCAGCAGCCGGGTCCGCCCTGCCGCTGCCGCGGCCGTCGCCGAAATCAGGTCGCGAGGCGGTGGTCGCCCCCCACACCGAGCCGTCCCCGAATGGTCCGGCAACGCCCGGCCCGGCGCCGACGACCGGCGTGGCAGCGTCGATCGCCCGACCCGGTGCGGTACCGGCGGGCGGCGACGCCGGCAACGGCCCGGCGCGCCTGCCGCCGCCGCCGATCCCCGCCCTGCCCGACCCGATGCCGAAATCGCCTTGA
- a CDS encoding inositol monophosphatase family protein, which yields MARSALLNVMVDAARKAARSLTRDFGEVENLQVSVKGPSDFVSAADRKAEQILQQELARVRPGYGFLLEEGGVVEGTDPQHRWIIDPLDGTTNFLHGIPMFSVSIALERQGTIVAGVVYNPAMDELFVAERGGGAFLNDRRLRVSKRSALADCVIGTGIPHLGRGDHPAYLKRLQKVMNEVAGVRRCGSAALDLCWVAAGRFDGFWESDLSPWDIAAGILMIREAGGFVTDLDGRDKMFETGTVVAGNEDIHRRLQAIL from the coding sequence ATGGCCCGTTCCGCGCTGCTCAACGTCATGGTCGATGCCGCCCGCAAGGCGGCACGCTCGCTCACCCGCGATTTCGGCGAGGTCGAGAACCTGCAGGTCTCCGTCAAGGGACCGTCGGATTTCGTCTCCGCCGCCGACCGCAAGGCCGAGCAGATCCTGCAGCAGGAACTGGCCCGCGTCCGCCCCGGCTACGGATTCCTGCTGGAGGAAGGCGGCGTCGTCGAGGGCACCGACCCGCAGCATCGCTGGATCATCGATCCCCTCGACGGCACCACCAACTTCCTGCACGGGATTCCGATGTTCTCGGTCTCCATCGCGCTGGAGCGGCAGGGCACCATCGTCGCCGGCGTCGTGTACAACCCGGCCATGGACGAACTTTTCGTCGCCGAACGCGGCGGCGGCGCGTTCCTGAATGATCGGCGCCTGCGCGTCAGCAAGCGTTCCGCGCTGGCCGACTGCGTCATCGGCACCGGCATTCCGCATCTCGGCCGCGGCGACCACCCGGCCTATCTGAAGCGCCTGCAGAAGGTCATGAACGAGGTTGCCGGCGTGCGCCGTTGCGGCTCGGCCGCGCTCGATCTGTGCTGGGTCGCGGCCGGCCGTTTCGATGGCTTCTGGGAATCCGATCTGTCGCCCTGGGACATCGCCGCCGGTATTCTGATGATCCGCGAGGCGGGCGGTTTCGTCACCGATCTCGACGGCCGCGACAAGATGTTCGAGACCGGCACCGTGGTGGCCGGCAACGAGGATATCCATCGCCGCCTGCAAGCCATTCTCTGA
- a CDS encoding flagellar motor protein MotA — MARDFDPHRLSSPQQFLWRMLIFLIIAGFVVVILYRQVMAAFMANPGLNGLIVGVLLLGSILAIRQVVRLFPEVNWVNSFRVGDPGIAVSAQPQLLGPMSALLRDRAGRLEVSPVLMRSILDSISMRLDETRDITRYIGGLLVFLGLLGTFWGLTETVGSVGRTISTLSVGSADLGVIFEDLKTGLAAPLGGMGVAFSSSLFGLSGSLVIGFLDLQASQAQNRFYNELEDWLSAITDIDLGDRREGPLGTVESLRVAIERLNRTVQESGANRTATTAMASLAEGIQGLVTHMRAEQQMIRAWVEEQTEESREMRRVLVKLVAPEDLPEGWREDDYRNTERPGE; from the coding sequence ATGGCGCGGGATTTCGACCCTCACCGGCTGTCCAGCCCGCAGCAGTTCCTGTGGCGCATGCTGATCTTCCTGATCATCGCGGGCTTCGTGGTGGTCATCCTGTACCGTCAGGTGATGGCCGCCTTCATGGCCAATCCGGGCCTGAACGGACTGATCGTCGGCGTATTGCTGCTCGGCTCCATCCTGGCGATCCGCCAGGTCGTACGGCTCTTCCCCGAGGTCAACTGGGTCAATTCCTTCCGGGTCGGCGATCCGGGCATCGCCGTCAGCGCCCAACCGCAACTGCTCGGCCCGATGTCGGCGCTTCTGCGCGATCGCGCCGGCAGGCTCGAAGTCTCGCCGGTCCTGATGCGGTCGATCCTCGATTCGATCTCGATGCGCCTCGACGAGACGCGGGACATCACCCGCTATATCGGCGGTCTGCTGGTCTTCCTCGGCCTGCTCGGCACCTTCTGGGGCCTGACCGAGACGGTCGGCTCGGTCGGCCGGACCATCTCCACGCTGAGCGTTGGCTCCGCCGATCTCGGCGTCATCTTCGAAGACCTGAAGACCGGACTTGCCGCCCCGCTCGGCGGCATGGGCGTCGCCTTCTCGTCCTCGCTATTCGGCCTGTCCGGCTCGCTGGTGATCGGCTTCCTCGATCTGCAGGCGAGCCAGGCGCAGAACCGATTCTACAACGAGCTCGAGGACTGGCTGTCTGCGATCACCGATATCGATCTCGGCGACCGCCGCGAAGGCCCGCTCGGCACCGTCGAATCGCTGCGCGTCGCCATCGAGCGGCTGAACCGGACCGTCCAGGAAAGCGGCGCGAATCGAACCGCCACCACGGCCATGGCCAGTCTGGCCGAGGGTATTCAGGGCCTGGTCACCCATATGCGCGCCGAGCAGCAGATGATCCGAGCCTGGGTCGAGGAGCAGACCGAGGAATCCCGCGAGATGCGCCGGGTTCTCGTAAAGCTCGTGGCGCCGGAGGACTTGCCGGAAGGCTGGCGCGAGGACGACTACCGCAATACCGAACGGCCCGGAGAATAG
- a CDS encoding peptidoglycan -binding protein, translating to MSLARGRRRDTRIDYWPGFVDAMATLLLVIIFLLSVFMLSQFFLTREITGKDTALSRLNSQIAELTELLALERAGKREVEDQVGTLRSSLTAVEGEKGRLQGLLEQQAGAASSSSGAVETLGTQLDDEKRVSARALAQVELLNQQISALRRQIAALETALDASESRDRESQTKISDLGKRLNVALAQRVQELQRYRSDFFGRLREILGSRSDIRVVGDRFVFQSEVLFPVGQETINDAGRADLDKLALAILELERQIPTEVAWTLRVDGHTDVRPTSSTGRFRSNWELSAARAISVVRYLIDRGVSPKRLVAAGFGEYQPLEEGASEEIYAKNRRIEIRMTDR from the coding sequence ATGAGCCTCGCCCGCGGCCGGCGCAGGGATACGCGCATCGACTATTGGCCGGGCTTCGTCGACGCCATGGCGACGTTGCTGCTGGTGATCATCTTCCTCCTGTCGGTGTTCATGCTCTCGCAGTTCTTCCTGACCCGCGAGATCACCGGCAAGGACACAGCCCTGTCGCGGCTCAATTCCCAAATCGCCGAGCTGACCGAGCTTCTGGCGCTCGAGCGCGCGGGCAAGCGCGAGGTCGAGGATCAGGTCGGTACGCTGCGTTCGAGCCTGACGGCGGTCGAGGGCGAAAAGGGCCGGCTGCAGGGGCTGCTCGAGCAACAGGCCGGCGCCGCCAGTTCGTCGAGCGGTGCGGTCGAGACGCTCGGCACCCAGCTCGACGACGAGAAGCGGGTCAGCGCGCGGGCGCTGGCGCAGGTCGAATTGCTGAACCAGCAGATCTCCGCGCTGCGCCGCCAGATCGCGGCCCTGGAGACGGCCCTGGACGCCTCCGAATCGCGCGACCGGGAGAGCCAGACCAAGATTTCCGACCTCGGCAAGCGGCTGAACGTGGCGCTGGCGCAGCGCGTCCAGGAACTGCAGCGCTACCGGTCGGACTTCTTCGGCCGCCTGCGCGAAATTCTCGGCAGCCGCTCCGACATCCGCGTGGTCGGCGACCGCTTCGTGTTCCAGTCCGAGGTGCTGTTCCCGGTCGGTCAGGAAACCATCAACGATGCCGGCCGGGCGGATCTCGACAAGCTCGCGCTGGCGATCCTGGAACTGGAGCGGCAGATCCCGACCGAGGTCGCCTGGACGCTCCGCGTCGACGGCCATACCGACGTGCGGCCGACCTCGTCGACCGGCCGCTTTCGCTCGAACTGGGAGCTTTCCGCCGCGCGCGCCATCTCGGTGGTGCGCTACCTGATCGACCGCGGCGTCTCGCCGAAACGGCTGGTCGCGGCCGGCTTCGGCGAGTACCAACCGCTCGAGGAGGGGGCGTCGGAAGAGATCTACGCCAAGAACCGGCGCATCGAGATCAGGATGACGGATCGCTGA